gccagacctgctgcttaTTTTTAttacatataaatactgtgtctgcaaaggcaggtcagaggctgcgaatctTTTGGcaggtatctcacctcctgactccccaaggattgtcaaccatctacaaggcacaagtcaggggtgtgatggaatactctccacttgcctgacacCATCCAGGGAAAATCaggccgcttgtttggcaccccttaaacattcattccctccagcttCAGCGCACAGTACGAGCATTGCGTAGGcgtacaagatgtgctgcagcaactcgtcaagcctccttcgacaggaccttccaaactctCAACGTTAACCACAAAGAAAGGCAAGGCCAACAGATAGATGAGAATATCACCACCTGAAGGTTTTCCTCCAAGCCAGATGCCATCCgagcttggaactgtatcgctgatgCTTCAATGCCGTTGGGCCAAAAAACAGAACTCCACgatagcactttgggtgtaccaacATCAGATGGAGTGCAactgttcaagaaggaggctcaccaccaccgtctcaatggCAAGTAGGGATGGAAAACGAATGCTGGCCTCGCCAACGACACTCACAGCCCATGAAGGAATCAAAAAATGCACAATATGAGTGGAGTTAGCTAGTTTGCTCGTAATAAGCAGGTACAACGCGGCACGATCTGTGAGAAGAGGGAGAGAGCCacaagattcggaatcgggagctaGACTGTTCCACCAGTTAGGAATTCACTAAAGGTCAGTAACTCTTGTTGAGATAATCACCGtttaatattaataaagccctgaaATTTGGCACAGCGATGATGACGTGCAAACATTTGATATGTTAGTTTAAAATCTGTCTCCCTGTTACTTCAACAAGAATATTAACCTTTTAATTAAAATGCAGAAAAATCACGCATCAACCATCTCCAAGACTCTGCACTTAACTGTGGCCAGCAATTGCAACAATATTGCCCGCATTAAAAAGTGACTAAATtccgtccttccttccttccttcctccttcattccacccttccttccttccttccttcttttctGGACAACATACTTATTTTGACCGCTTTCATCAACTGGAATACATGATTTTCTGAAGCAATTCATTTTATATAACAAGAAAATCACAATAAATGAACAAACTATATTTTAAAACTCTTGAACAGAAAACAATATTGTGGAAGCTGAAAATCTGAATTGTAAGCGAAAAATGCTGCATAACATTAGTGAGCAAGACGACATTTTTGGAAGTTGCACCATAGCTACAGAGGGTCTGGTGAAAACTGGCAGTAATGTTATTATTTCAGATATTAAAATTGTCATGTTTTGCTTTTTGCTTAAGTTCTTTATTAGTTGTTCCTCTCTAATAGGAGCACACTTGTTTGGGTTTTTGGTTGATGACACTGTGCTAACTCATTGTCTCGCCGTTCTTTTTTTGAGAAAAGCCATCTGTGGAAATACTGCTTCGGATTGTGGGACTTGCAAGAGATTATGAAGATACAGCTTTAACCTGGTCTTCAGTGAATTCTTGGAGTGTTGACttcatctgtttgttcagtgactgtaagtaATCCCAGGCAGCATTGGACCCAATTATCTCACCTCATGCATTTGTGTTTTCTCCTATAAAGAGTGGAGATCCTCTCAATGTGTCAATAGGAGAATTTCTTCCAGTATCAACAACAAATACTGAATTAACGACACTTATCAGAAGGGATGTCTCTTAGTTTTCTGATAAAACTCAAAATTCTTTGGGCGCTTAATGATGTAGAAAAGATTTACTTCCCGATCTTGGCTGCGGTTGGTGTCCCGAGTAAGTTACAAGCTGGAGCTGGTACTTCAGCAACTGGAGTTTAACAGCATGTAATATCATAGTCCGCACATCCCGATCTTTAAATTAGAGCAGTGAATATATgggaaaggtacttcattggctgtaaagtgtttttcaTGACTGGAGTTTCTCTTTTGTATCTTTAGATGTGAGTTCTTCCTTCtacctttctctttctttctttctctttctttctttctttctttctttctttctttctttctttctttctttctttctttctttctttctttctttctttgtttccTTCTTCCTTCTTTgctacgatattatttattatctctctttttctttcttttatcaGTTTATAACGCTATTTTTATTTTTCTCAACGTGTGTATTTGACGGAGACATGTGTTCCATGGATGTCaactctcttcactgacagcaaccaAATGATTATTGTGGTCATTATTTCGATTCTATTCATTCAATGCTTAGTGGAAATCGAGAAAAATTCCCCCTACAAAGCGGTTCAGACGAGGTGAATTGAATGTTTCAAACCTCATATTGGTAGTTTTTCTGTCGGATCAAGGATCCGAGATGTGCAGATGGAGTTCGTATACAGATCAACTGGGAGATAATTGAATGGCGAAACACGTCCAACTGGCTGAACATCATAACCACGCTCATGTGTTCAGATGGAAGTGCAGTTCCAGATTTTTTCCCTCTTCTTATTTAATCAAAATACAGTTGCTGTTTTCACCTTGTTTTATTCGAACCCGTTGCATCATTTAACTGCTGATTCATTGCTGATTACTCTGATTAAAAATTCTATATGCAGGATGTTCTGTCACAGGTTAGCTCATCGATTCCATCATCTGTCTTTCCGAATTTCAGTTTATGGTGACGGACGTGAATAGACATGTTCCACATCCTGTTCTGTTATTTCACGAGAGACACATCGGACTGCTGTTATATAGGTGTTTGATGAATAATTTCCCATTATTTTCTTGCGTACAGTTAACgtggtgacgattgtgatcctgtctcggggaaagtgcggtctctccaaatgtgtcacctaCTATCTGGtttccatggcagtggcggatcttttGGTCGTTATTCTCGATCTGATCCTGAGGCAGATtccaattgtttatcgggaacagtttacTTTTCTGTATTACGTTAGAGTTTGTGATATCCACGCCGGCCTGCTTTATgccgccacagactgttctgtctggtttaccgtaaccttctcctttgatcgatttgtagccatttgttgtcagaagctgaaaacaaaatattgtacaCAGAAAACAGCCGCTGTGGTTctcggaacagtgactgtgctaagCTGTTTGAAAAACATTTTCTGGTACTTTCTGTATCAATCTCAATATCTGCTTTCGAACAGTCCTTGGTTTTGCGTCGTGGCACCAGCTGAAAGTCGGTCACTGGCCTGGGCTGTTACTGAATTAATGCATCATATTTTAACACCTTTTATTCCATTTATTTTGATTCTACTATTGAATGCACTGACGGTCAAAAACATTCTCATTGCCAATACAGCCCGCAGGCGGTTCCGGAATCGGAGCAGTGGGGAGAGTCCCATGGACCCAGAGATGGTGAACCGAAGAAAATCCATGATTTTACTGTTCGTTATATCGGGGAATTTCGTACTGTTATGGGTGGTGTTTATGATGTGCTCCATTTTGAACCGATTGGAATACTTTCTTTGGTACATGGTTACAGTTTCTCTGCCCACATTTGTTCAGGAAATAGGTTTCATGCTCCAGCTCTTGAGTTGTTGCACGAACacgtttatttatgcagtgacccaaagAAAATTCAGACTGGAGTTGAGAAATGGAGTGAAATATCCTTTCACAATGATGGTCAAATTAATCCGATGAGAAGATCTCACAGTATCGACGGATGAATTTTCAGCCGAAGCCTGCTTTACACAATTGCACCAGAGTCAAATCCAGGGGTACTTGGGGAATGAacatttaatgtgtttttttaccttccaaatgcaccATTAGCTCACATTGCCAGGAATCTTCAGTACCTCAGTGCTGAAAATTTTCTCTGACCTTTGCTTTATTTTGTAGTAACATGATTTGAAAGCCAGGACAGGATCAGGAAAAATGTAAAGGCAGCTGGAAAAAAGGAAGAGTGCGAAGGTTATTGATTTCTCCACCATCACTGGGATCAATAGATAAGAAAAGTATTTTTTCTGCACTGAATAACCAGTAACCCGGTCACATCCACGTCCTTGAAACCCCATTGCCTCCCCGCACCACAGTGCACCCGCGAGCCGGAAACCACACATTCCCCGGTCCCAGGATATCATGCTGCAGGGCCGAGGTACAGCGCATGCCCGGGACCCCACACAGCACACTCCTGGAACCCAGGGGAGCACACTTTCTGGAAACAGTACAGCATATGCCATGTGAAGATATGGTACACACCAACGAGCCGGTATCGCAAACTACCGGGTACCGATACGGAACAGACCTGGATAACTGTACAGTACATACTCGAGTAGCAAGACATCAAACTCCTGTATCCCAATACAGTACATTCGAAGGTCCCATGGTAGCGCACTCCCTGTGCATCTATTGCACACACACAGCTCCTGATACAACGCAGTCCCTGCCCAGTACACCACACTCCCACGATCGTGTACAGCACAGCTGCGGGTACCAGTATCATACAAACCCACAGTACTGGCACAACACACATCTGTGTACCAGTGCTATTTACTCCCGGGTGATTATATTACTGGCTTAATAATACTTACCAAACCCGGTACAGTACATTCCCGGGTCGGGATAATGTAAAATTCCAGCGTCTGAATCAACACTTACCCGGGTTCCCATGCTGTAATTGAATTAGTAATTCAGAGAGTTGGTCCAATAATCGGGTGAGCTGACATTTATCAGGCTCAAGAGTACGGAGTTTAAGCTATGTTTCTGATGGTGCTTTTGTATGTTATCGGTGACTCATGCGATTCACGCTGTGGCCACAGCTGATAGAGCGTGAAACCGGTGAAAATTAGTTTCATTTCTTTCCTTTCTTACGTTACGTGTTTCCTGCAGACTAACAATCATAAGCCTGTTGATTTCTCCTTTCTATACATTCGATTATTATGTTCGTGTAGAAGACGATATTTGAAGCAAACCTTTCCCATTATGTTGCTGGAAGTTTTTGTTACTCAGTGGCAGGCTCCAGAAAGACATCACGCGTCCATCATTGTCCTAAACTCCGAGTGCAGTGAGATGAGATAAACTATATGGCAAACAAAGTAAAAATGCCCGTTCACTTATTCATTTCATCAAGGGTACAGAATCCTTTTCTACAGGTAAGAAAGTCTCACGTTATGATTCTTTTCAGCAGAGCAAATGCACGCAAATGGTTCTCGTGGCACAATCGGCCAAATGATTCGGTTATAATCTCCCAAAGTTCCCTACATGCTGGAAGGGTTCCACTGGATTGGAAAAACACAAATGaaatacctctattcaagaaagcagatagacagaaagagggaactatagcccagttagccaaacatctgtcatcgggaaaacgCTGTAATTATTCGTTGAGAAATTAGCAGCAAGATATTTAGAAATCATAACATAATCAGCCAGTCATCAAGTttgtacgaaagggaaatctttctTGCCAATGTTGTTTGTGTTCTTGAAGAATGTAACAtgcaaggtggataaaggagaaccagatttccaaaaggcattcggtaaggtgcGACATAAATGTGACTCCACTTGATAATAGCTCATGATGTTCTGGATAATACATTGaactggatagaggattggctaaccaacagaacacGGAGATCTGGAGTAAATGGGGCAATTTCAGGTTGGCGAATTGTAcccagtggggtgtcacagggatcggCGCTCGGGCCTCAACACTTAACGATCTATTTTAAtattttggatgaagggaccgagtgtattataaataaatttgatgatgatacaaagatagttaggaaaacaagttgtgagaaggacataaagtgtctgcaaagataaatagataggttaagtaatttggctgatggaatataacatggaaaaatgtgaggttgctcactttggtgggaagaataagaaAGCAGAATTTTATTTACATGGAATCTtatttgagggagcagaattcttgagctgcattcaggagaacgttttggtCAGGATGTaggaagtccaacaagagaaggtggatgtttagacttagttttaggaaatgaagatgagcaggtggaagaggtggcagtgggagagcattttggttggtagtgatcataattcaatcactTGTAGCATATTGTTGGAAAACGAGAGCGATAGAACAGGCGttaagagttctcaactggggcaaggcaaagtttgctaaactgaggagtgacttagcgaaagtggactggaaacagctacctgaaggtaaatcactggcatagcagtgggagacattcaaatgggagattcaaggggttcagagtaaacatattcccacaatgaaaaagggtgagacggccaaaaatTGAGCCCCAAGGAacttacaggataagataaggcaaaaaagcaAAGCTGATGTCCGACACCAAGAGCTCAATACTAGAGAaagccaagaggtgtatagaaaaTGGAGCGGTGATTTCAAAaacgaaattaggaaggcaaagagaaggTATCAAAGAATATTAGCCAGCAAAATCGAGGTGaaaccaaagatgtttcatcagtatgttaagaggaagaagataactaaggagagtGTAGGGCCCAGAAAAgacaaaaaaggtaacctatgtttagGGGCAGAAcaggttggtatggttcttcatgaatactttgcgtctgtctccacaacagagggggaagatgcagatattgtagttaatgaggaagagtgtgaagttttGGACAtggtaaacatagggagagatgaagtattaatggaattaacatccttgaaagttgatcaatCATCAGGCTGGATGAAATGTAAACTGGGCTGTTAAAGAAAAAAAGAGATGCAgtaacagaaggtctgaccatcattttccagtcctcacggtatacaggtgtggtgccagaggactggagaactacgAACTtcatacctctgtttaaaaagggagcgagagatagatcaaatagttacaggccagtccgtctaaaataagtagtgggcaaattattagaatctattctgagagacaggataaactgtcatttcgaAAGGCACCGgttgatcaaggatagtcagcatggatttcttgagggaagaTTTTTTGTAACCAGTTTGATCGACTTTTTTGAAGACGTAACAGGGAGAATGGAtgtgggcaatgcagttgatgtggtctacatggattttaacatggCTTTTAAACAAGATCCGACATGGCAGACGGGTTAAATAAATAAAATccgatgggattcagggaaatgcagaaaggtggATAAACTATTTGGCTCAGCGGCAGGTAACAAAGGGTAATCGTTTACAGCGACTGGAGTGTTGTTTCTGgtggagttccgcagggctcagtactgggtcctctgctctttgtgatataTAATAACGATTTgtgcgtaaatgtagggggcatgatcaagacgtttgcagatgacaaaaagattagccgtgtggtaaatagtgaggaggattgctgtcggctgcaggaagatattaatagtctggtcagatggacagaaaagtgcaaaatggaattcaacctggagaaatgtgaggggatgcgtttggagaggtcaaacaaggcagggaataaacaattaatgggaaaatacagagaagtgtagagcaagtgaggaaccttggagtgaatgttcacagatccctgaaggtagcagggcaggtcgataatgtggttaagaaagcatatggaatcctttcctttataggccgaggtatagaataaaagagttatgctggaactatataactcattggttaggctgcaacttgagtactgcatgcagtcctggtcaccacattacagaaagaatgtaattgcatgaaagagggtacaaaggagatttatgaagatattgccaggactggaaagtggaactatgaggaaaggttggatcagCTGAGGTTGCTcttcttggaacaaagaaggcggaggggagatctgattgaaatgaacaaaatgttgagggtcctggatagagtgggcaTGAAGGACCTATTCACTTTAGTAAAATTGACCATGACTCGGGGACATACATTAAAAAGTTATTGTTAGATAATTTGGAGTGGAAAcgtggaaaaaccttttcaccccgtGGCTGATGGAGCCTCGAACTCATTACCTGATATCACACTGAGGAAATGTAGATGACCTGTAGTGCCTGGCCAGGTTtagcctaggatgctatgggaagcaagggaggagatagctggagccctggcagaggtttttgtatcattgttagccatgggtgagttccagaagactggaggatagttaatgctgtgcctttatttaagaaggcagcagggataagccagggaactacaggcaggtgagccttacagctgaggtgggaaagttattggaagggattctgagagacgggatttatatgcatttggaaaggcaaggtctgattagggatagtcagcatggctttgtgcgtgggaaatcatgtctcacgaatttgattgagtttctcgAGGAGGTGACGAAGAAAATTGACGAGGGCAACGcgctggacgttgtctacatggacatcagtaaggcctttgacaaggtcccgcatggtaggctgggccgaaagtttcgaacacatgggatccagggtgagcgagcaaattggatacaaaattggcttggtgataggaggcagagggtggtaatgcAGGGTTTTTcttttcagattggagggcggtgatcagtggtgtgccgcagggatcagtgctgggccctcagttGTTCGTAATTTCTAAAAattacttggatgagaatgtagggggcatgattagtaagttgcaaATGACACCAACATTCTTCAgcgatgacctaccctttacaaatgcaTGCTGGCTCCCTCTGATCAACTGAGAAATTTCAAGGAGTTCAGTTACCCTCTACTTAACTAACAATTCTAATAATTTCCCGATGGCAGATGTTAGGCACACTGTCCTATAATCCCTTGGTTTCCTATTGCCAAGTTACTTAAATAGCAGAGAGACTTGCACAAGTTACAaatctaaaggaacggttcccgAATCAAGTGGAATTTGCAAGATTATTGTTAGGGCATCTGGAGTGTTCTTACCTATTTCTTTAAAAAGCCTTTCACGAAAACCATTTGTTCctcgggatttctcactctttagttcattACTTTCATTTGCTTGCGTCAATATTGGTGAGGCTCTGACCCTGGTTCGATGTTCGGCTAGGCTTGTATCTCCTGGAGTGTAGAAGAGTAAGacgcgacttaattgaaacatataagatccttaggagtcttgagagggtggatgtgtgaaggatgtttccccttatgggagaatctagaactaggggtcactgtttaacaatagtggatcgcccatttaagacagcgatgagatgttttttttactcagaggatttatcttcctcaaaaggcggtggaagcagaatctttgaatatatttaaggcagaggtagatagattcttgataagcaagggggtgaaagttatcggaggtaggtggaaatgtggagtaaccagttcagccatgaatttattgaatggtgcagcaggatcgaaggaccgagtggcctactcatgttccaaATTCGTATGCAAAGGGCTGGCCGTAATTTTTGACTGTACgccctagtcctagacttcccacCCAACGGATATAGTTTCTCCCAATCAGCCTCATCTTGTCCCCTTAATAACTTTAAAAAATCGATtgtatcacctcttaaccttctaaattccagttaaTGTCGGCGAATGCGCACTAGTTTGTTCATCCAGCACGGAGAAAGGCACAAACCAGAGAAAATGGCAGAAATACAGCACAAGCTAAATACAGAAGATCTAAATATTCCCCATCCTTCACGTCTCTGTTCAAATTCAAACCTGCAGTGTCTTGTGCTGCTCAAAATCAGACCCGGGAAAGAGGCATGAAATAAATTAGAACTGCCAAAACCTTTAAATCTTCATTCTAATGCTCTCCCAATTGAGCTATTTCGACCTCACAGCAAAGTTACATTTGAGACGTTGCTTTGGAATAAGATATAAGCCTGGTGGAAATGTCCCTCCTTCTCGTTCCTCAGCTTGTGAGAATATCACTGACCACATCGCGGAGTACAGATTATGTTAATATTCTGTTGAAGTGTTTGTGGACAAATAAAGCTTAAACGCAACAGAAAACTTCACAGTGCAGGCCATGGTGCGAAATGCATTCAAACGTTTCGGAACATTTACAGAATACAACGTGTGCAATATTGTTTTCTCGGCACTGATAGATTGTGAAAGTTGAGACGGGTCAGAGGTATCACTGAGCTGCACTGTCACCGATCTGCAGGTGAAATGAATTAAAATTCAATCTGTAACATCGAAATGTTAGACAGATCTAAGAGTCTTAAATCAGAAAGAGACTTCCTGATAGTGTTATCGAATCTGATTGATATCAAACATTCCTTGAACTCTCTACTCAGGCAGGAATCTCTGCAACCCACACTTGTTGCTGAGGCTGTTCGGTTCCGGGAAACTACAAGATCCTCATTCAATTGGCAGGAAACATTTGTCCGTTTCGCAGCCAATCATGTCCCTCTCTGTGATGGGCTCTCAACTTTGTTATGTCGGCAAAAGCAGCAGGAAATTAAATTCCTGAAGGGGTCACAGATTATCATTTCATTCCACCTGCCTTCTTTTCtttggctctgtacttgcttatacACGTTAAATGTCTAATTTAATCCTGTTCTGATGTACGGTCATCGAGCTGAAACAGTAACGCTGTTTCCCTCTCCACTACTGCTGTCCTAGACTGCTGAGAGTTTCCCAGAATGTTCtccttttatttaagatttccagcctcAGCTGTATTTTGTTTTAATTTAATTACAAGTttaactttattttatttattcacttGGCATCCTGTCATTGTCTGACTGCCCGCAACACGATTATGCCGCACAAAAGGGGTGCAGAAGGCATCAACTGCTTAAACTAGTTTCGTAACACTCAGGGGAATGAAAGCCACATTCGAAGATTGAAACATTTAGAGAAAACAGACAGTCAGTCAACTACTCACCGACAGAATATCTACCTGTgtctttccc
This genomic interval from Heterodontus francisci isolate sHetFra1 chromosome 21, sHetFra1.hap1, whole genome shotgun sequence contains the following:
- the LOC137381214 gene encoding probable G-protein coupled receptor 139 — its product is MSLSFLIKLKILWALNDVEKIYFPILAAVGVPINVVTIVILSRGKCGLSKCVTYYLVSMAVADLLVVILDLILRQIPIVYREQFTFLYYVRVCDIHAGLLYAATDCSVWFTVTFSFDRFVAICCQKLKTKYCTQKTAAVVLGTVTVLSCLKNIFWYFLYQSQYLLSNSPWFCVVAPAESRSLAWAVTELMHHILTPFIPFILILLLNALTVKNILIANTARRRFRNRSSGESPMDPEMVNRRKSMILLFVISGNFVLLWVVFMMCSILNRLEYFLWYMVTVSLPTFVQEIGFMLQLLSCCTNTFIYAVTQRKFRLELRNGVKYPFTMMVKLIR